The genomic interval TGAGGTCGCGGAGCTGGGCCAGGTCGGCGCGGGTGCGGATCGGCTTCTCGACGACCGGGCCGACGCCGGGCTTGATGTCGAGGTCGATGCCGATGGCCTTGAGCGGGACGACGATGTCGCTGAAGTAGACCGCCGCGTCCACGTTGTGCCGGCGCACCGGCTGGAGCGTGATCTCGGCGACCAGCTCGGGTCGCGTGCAGGAGTCGAGCATCGCGATGCCCTCGCGCGCCTTGTGGTACTCGGGCAGCGAACGGCCGGCCTGCCGCATGAACCACACGGGTGTGTGCGGAACGGGCTCGCGCCTGCACGCCTTCATGAAGGCGGAGTCGTAAGTGGCGGTCGGCTGCTGGCCCGCGGGGCTCTGGTTGGCACTCACGGGGCAAGTCTCGCACGGCGCCAGAAGGCGATTACACGGTGTGCTGAGCGGAAGAGCGGGTGTCTAGTCCCGCACGATGCCTCCGTTCCCCTTAATCTTCCCGCATGGCTGCGGCTCAGGGACGATTGTCGGATGGCGCTGACGGGATGGACGACTCCAAGGAGGGGGACCGGGATGGGGGCGGTGCGGCGCCGCCGGCTTTCCAGGCAGCGGTCCAGGCCCTGCGGAACAGCAGGCTGAGGCCGCAGATCGAGATCGATCCGACGCCCGCGCCCCAGCGGCTCGCCCCTTACGCGTACGCGTTGGAGGCCGCGGTCGTCGACGGCGACCAGGACCTGGCCGACGGCCGGCTGGTGCTGCTGCACGACCCGGACGGGCACGACGCCTGGCACGGGACGTTCCGGCTGGTGACGCTGGTGCGCGCGGAGCTGGAGCCGGAGATGGCGGCGGACCCGTTGCTGCCCGACGTGTGCTGGTCCTGGCTGACCGGCGCGCTCCAGTCGCGCGGACTGACGTACGGCGAGGCGAGCGGCACCGTCACGCGGGCCAGCTCCCACTACTTCGGCGGGCTGTCCGAGCGGCCGTCCGCGTCCCAGATCGAGATCCGTGCCTCGTGGACGCCGCGCGAGGGCCTCGGTGGCGTTCCGGACACGGCGGCGCATCTGGCCTCCTGGTGCGATCTGCTGGCCCAGGTCGCGGGCCTGCCCCCGGCGGGCCCGGGCGACGCGTCCATCGTCACGCTGCCGCAGCGCCGGGGCCCGCAGTCACGCTGAGCCTTACCCGAGACACACCGAGGTCTTACCGATCGTTTCCGGTGTCTTTGTCGATACGGCCACTTTCAATCAGGAGTGGCCCATCGAACGAGCCGTTTCGTTCACCGAACGATCGACAGCGTGTCCGAATTGCACTGATTGCTACTCACTAAATCGTGATCTTTCTCTAAAGGACCTGGGGTTTGGTGCCGAAGACGACTGTGACCTTGAAAGTCGTCCCGCACCCCAGGAGGCCTGGTGTCCGTTCTTCTTGAGCAGCCCGCAAGCCTGGTCGCCTACCGCCCGAACAAGCCGACCGCCATGGTGGTCGTGGCCGACCCGCGCGTACGCTCCACCGTCACCCGCCACCTGTGGGCGCTCGGTGTGCGCGACGTCATCGA from Streptomyces sp. NBC_01288 carries:
- a CDS encoding DUF3000 domain-containing protein; this translates as MDDSKEGDRDGGGAAPPAFQAAVQALRNSRLRPQIEIDPTPAPQRLAPYAYALEAAVVDGDQDLADGRLVLLHDPDGHDAWHGTFRLVTLVRAELEPEMAADPLLPDVCWSWLTGALQSRGLTYGEASGTVTRASSHYFGGLSERPSASQIEIRASWTPREGLGGVPDTAAHLASWCDLLAQVAGLPPAGPGDASIVTLPQRRGPQSR